The Dunckerocampus dactyliophorus isolate RoL2022-P2 chromosome 13, RoL_Ddac_1.1, whole genome shotgun sequence genome window below encodes:
- the pld1a gene encoding phospholipase D1a: MLAKAPTTTSSINLVNAESTDPAADAQDGIKMADLVESLDTRELDFDEGEEMDYEGSCLGDCRIPFSAVYATVGFKEASAKVFLPTVPITARILEVERFTTAQDRFNVSHHRSVNKSLPAVFKIEMKHGEFTWVVKRKEKHFMELHRELRTYKTFMRIPLPSRSHTVRRRTVRKSEVREMPSLPRGGGDELVRDEQVSSRRRQLEDYLNKLLKMALYRKYHHTMEFIDVSQLSFVHDLGPKGLEGMIHKRSGGHRIPGLNCCGHTKACYRWSKRWLVVKDSFLLYMKPDSGAISFVLLVDKEFSIKMDSKDTETKHGVRIDSLSRTLVFKCSSYRHARWWGQSIESFVRSHGKAFLRDHRFGSFAQEQENIPAKWYVNGKTYMEDVAHALEEAREEIFITDWWLSPEIFLKRPVVEGNHWRLDCILKRKAQQGVRIFVMLYKEVELALGINSGYSKRTLMHLHPNIKVMRHPDHVSSSVYLWAHHEKIVVVDQSVAFVGGIDLAYGRWDDREHRLTDVGSVTRSVALEQVANVPSGKAPAPPVDGISHSNGRGTPTGDPVDLPRLKGVGRSRRARFSLYRHLHKHTLQHADSVSSVDSSGSGSVQSFKTGVGELQGNTRFWHGKDYCNFVYKDWIQLEKPFDDFIDRYTTPRMPWHDIASAVHGRAARDVARHFIQRWNFTKIMKPKYRSLSYPFLLPKSHSSAQELRYQVPDCVHAKVQVLRSASDWSAGIKYHEESIHNAYIQVIAKSKHYIYIENQFFISCADNRTVYNKIGDALIERIIRAHKEGKKYRVYVVTPLLPGFEGDITTGGGNAIQAVMHFNYRTMIRGEHSIISQLKKEMDDHWMNYISFAGLRTHAELEGRLVTELIYVHSKMLIADDNTVIIGSANINDRSMLGKRDSEVAVIVEDTEKVTSVMDGREFDAGPYALQLRLECFRTILGGHSDTSIDLSDPISDRFYKEVWMTTAGRNATIYEKVFRCLPSSLVRNMSELEHYQSKPGLAQTDLTRAQEELRKIRGFLVQFPLDFLSEQNLMPSVGTKEAMVPTEIWT; this comes from the exons ATGCTGGCCAAGGCTCCGACCACGACCAGCAGCATCAATCTGGTGAACGCAGAAAGCACGGACCCCGCAGCGGACGCGCAAGACGGAATTAAGATGGCCGACCTGGTGGAGAGCTTGGACACCAGAGAGCTGGACTTTGACGAGGGAGAGGAGATGGACTATGAGGGAAGCTGCCTCG GGGACTGCCGCATCCCGTTTTCGGCGGTGTATGCCACGGTGGGCTTCAAGGAGGCCAGCGCCAAAGTCTTCCTTCCCACCGTGCCCATCACCGCCCGCATCCTGGAGGTGGAGCGCTTCACCACCGCGCAGGACCGCTTCAACGTGTCGCACCACAGGAGCGTCAACAAG TCCCTCCCCGCCGTGTTCAAGATCGAGATGAAGCACGGCGAGTTCACGTGGGTGGtgaagaggaaggagaaacactTCATGGAGCTGCACAGAGAGCTGAGGACCTACAAGACCTTCATGCGGATACCTCTGCCGTCACGCAG tcacACGGTGAGGAGGAGGACGGTGAGGAAGAGTGAGGTGAGGGAGATGCCCTCGCTGCCCAGGGGGGGAGGAGACGAGCTGGTGCGGGATGAGCAGGTCTCCAGCAGGCGG AGACAATTAGAGGACTATTTGAACAAGCTGCTGAAGATGGCCTTGTACCGCAAATATCACCACACT ATGGAGTTCATCGACGTCAGCCAGCTGTCGTTCGTTCACGACCTGGGGCCCAAAGGACT ggaAGGGATGATTCATAAGCGCTCGGGGGGCCACCGTATCCCCGGGTTGAACTGCTGTGGTCACACAAAAGCCTGCTACCGCTGGTCCAAGCG CTGGCTGGTGGTGAAGGACTCCTTCCTGCTGTACATGAAGCCCGACTCGGGGGCCATCTCCTTTGTGCTGCTGGTGGACAAAGAGTTCAGCATCAAGATGGACTCCAAAGACACCGAGACCAAACATGGAGTCAGGATTGACAGTTTGTCCAG gactctggTGTTTAAGTGCAGCAGCTACAGACACGCCCGCTGGTGGGGCCAGAGCATCGAGAGCTTCGTGAGGAGCCACGGGAAGGCCTTCCTCCGAGATCACCGCTTCGGCTCGTTTGCGCAAGAACAAGAAAACATTCCCGCCAAATG GTACGTGAATGGAAAAACCTACATGGAGGACGTGGCTCACGCCTTGGAGGAGGCGAGAGAGGAGATCTTCATCACGgactggtg GCTGAGTCCGGAGATCTTCCTGAAGAGACCTGTGGTGGAGGGAAACCACTGGAGACTGGACTGCATCCTCAAGCGTAAAGCG CAACAAGGAGTGCGCATCTTTGTGATGTTGTACAAAGAGGTGGAGCTCGCGCTGGGCATCAACTCGGGCTATAGCAAGAGAACTCTCATGCACCTGCACCCCAACATTAAG GTGATGCGCCATCCGGACCACGTGTCCTCCTCCGTCTATCTGTGGGCGCACCACGAGAAGATCGTCGTCGTCGACCAATCGGTTGCCTTCGTGGGCGGGATCGACCTGGCGTACGGTCGCTGGGACGACCGGGAGCACCGCTTGACGGATGTCGGCAGCGTGACGCGCTCGGTGGCGCTTGAACAG GTCGCCAACGTGCCATCCGGCAAGGCTCCGGCGCCCCCCGTCGACGGCATCTCCCACAGCAACGGACGAGGGACGCCCACCGGCGACCCTGTGGACCTCCCCAGGCTTAAGGGCGTCGGTCGCAGCAGGCGGGCTCGCTTCAGCTTGTACCGACACCTGCACAAACACACTCTGCAGCACGCCGACAGCGTCAGCAGCGTGGACAGCTCTG GGAGCGGCTCGGTGCAAAGCTTCAAGACGGGGGTCGGAGAGTTGCAGGGAAACACCCGCTTCTGGCATGGAAAAGACTACTGCAACTTTGTCTACAAGGACTGGATCCAGCTGGAAAAACCTTTTGATG ACTTTATCGACCGGTACACCACCCCCAGGATGCCGTGGCACGACATCGCCTCAGCGGTCCACGGCAGAGCGGCCCGCGACGTGGCGAGGCACTTTATTCAGCGTTGGAACTTCACCAAG ATCATGAAGCCGAAGTACCGCTCCTTGTCTTATCCGTTCCTGCTGCCAAAGTCTCACTCCAGCGCCCAGGAGCTCAGATACCAAGTCCCCGACTGCGTTCACGCCAAAGTGCAG GTCTTGCGCTCAGCGTCCGATTGGTCGGCCGGCATTAAGTACCACGAGGAGTCCATCCACAACGCCTACATCCAAGTCATCGCCAAGAGCAAACACTACATCTACATCGAG AACCAGTTCTTCATCAGCTGTGCCGACAACAGGACGGTGTACAACAAAATCGGAGACGCCCTCATCGAAAGGATCATCCGAGCGCACAA GGAGGGGAAGAAGTACCGAGTGTACGTGGTGACCCCCCTGCTTCCTGGCTTCGAGGGCGACATCACCACCGGGGGAGGGAACGCCATCCAGGCCGTCATGCACTTCAACTACAG AACCATGATCCGAGGAGAGCACTCCATCATCTCCCAGCTGAAAAAAGAGA TGGACGACCACTGGATGAACTACATCTCCTTCGCTGGTCTGCGGACACACGCCGAGCTGGAAGGCCGCCTGGTGACGGAGCTCATCTACGTCCACAGCAAGATGCTCATCGCTGACGACAACACCGTCATCATCG GCTCGGCCAACATCAATGACAGAAGCATGCTGGGTAAACGAGACAGCGAGGTGGCGGTCATTGTGGAGGACACGGAGAAGGTCACCTCCGTGATGGACGGAAGGGAGTTTGACGCCGGCCCGTACGCACTTCAGCTTCGGCTGGAATGCTTCAG GACGATCCTTGGCGGTCACAGCGACACCAGCATTGATCTCTCCGACCCGATCAGCGACCGCTTCTACAAGGAGGTGTGGATGACCACGGCCGGCCGCAATGCCACCATTTATGAGAAG GTGTTCCGCTGCCTCCCGTCCTCTCTGGTGCGGAACATGTCGGAGCTGGAGCACTACCAGTCCAAGCCCGGTCTCGCCCAGACGGACCTCACTCGGGCTCAGGAGGAGCTGCGCAAAATCCGGGGCTTCCTGGTGCAATTTCCTCTGGATTTCCTGTCTGAGCAAAACCTTATGCCCTCGGTCGGGACGAAGGAAGCCATGGTGCCCACCGAGATCTGGACGTAG